Proteins encoded by one window of Bacillus sp. DTU_2020_1000418_1_SI_GHA_SEK_038:
- the rpoE gene encoding DNA-directed RNA polymerase subunit delta, protein MLSLYELTKEELKEMSFIEVTYELLKGRKDAMAFKDIMNELTTLLDLTEDQVKSKIAQFYTDLNIDGRFLGLGDNRWGLRVWYPIEQQEEDVVTEIKPKKKKAKKAKDEDDLDLEYDDLDDEDIDYDDIDDIDDEFEEEDEIVEDDEIIDDEDLDEDDDLIDEDEEYDLGDEDEDIEEDEELELDEEELD, encoded by the coding sequence ATGTTGAGTTTATATGAACTTACAAAAGAAGAATTAAAGGAAATGTCATTCATTGAAGTCACCTATGAACTATTAAAAGGCAGAAAAGATGCGATGGCATTTAAGGATATAATGAATGAATTGACTACCCTTCTTGATCTTACAGAGGATCAGGTGAAATCAAAAATTGCTCAATTCTATACAGATTTAAACATTGATGGCCGTTTTTTAGGCTTAGGAGACAATCGTTGGGGACTTCGTGTTTGGTACCCAATTGAGCAGCAGGAAGAGGATGTCGTAACGGAAATTAAGCCGAAGAAGAAAAAGGCGAAGAAGGCGAAGGATGAGGACGATCTAGATCTTGAATACGATGATCTGGACGATGAAGATATCGATTATGATGATATCGATGACATAGATGATGAATTTGAAGAGGAAGATGAAATCGTTGAAGACGATGAAATAATTGATGACGAGGATCTAGATGAGGACGATGACCTGATTGACGAGGATGAGGAGTATGACCTTGGAGATGAGGATGAGGATATAGAAGAAGATGAAGAACTGGAATTAGACGAGGAAGAATTAGATTAA
- a CDS encoding M14 family zinc carboxypeptidase, whose translation MAYQQLEEKLKSLAKQSPYISLETIGKTASGLNLYCVIISKDAATYNLAYCQTQAHQMITSPKEFLQGEKKVPIMINASLHGSELSGTNAVLHLIERIAIKKDKDILRLLENIILLCAVCANPEGRKQNTRYNGNGFDLNRDFITQSQEETKAVVQLISSCNPLVFLDLHGYVNKDEKKIGLIEPCTPPHNPNYEYDLYEKWAFPMAQSIESYLLNRKDSFQSDQYKGMTGTFIPFRDSTKGWDDYGAYYAAMYAMLHGTLGVTIEAPTRGNDGELWLYYVMLAACEFVRVQKSELLQNILSFFYRGTESNHPHHAAGFFPEAYIIPVPRDDASPAYQVIDHLIKNGVSVEIAEKGFIYEKKVFLKGTFIIQMNQPKAVLANTFLWTGENLSNGPMKITNLSAWSLPLLWGAECIPVKKGSPLAVKTTPVSRLVKKYYVSGDGPFILNSRSIEGIAFIQKLLAQGISVKCTKSGEFLIENKGKNWLRKQARGTGLTLRTGSSSKSLTILQIKKAAIIQDNGIFHAQSHAGTKEALKKMGFQVKEIHPRSLTDEAQLKDVDVLIYSGVEQLFYLPSKVSSRYHHAILKSEEQLAQCKETIIAFIERGGRFIGIGAGAARAAKKSLGVTNVGIQTDGSTNHAILNINYLPSPLTYGYSSGSIGFVYRPVWFTNTKGAVVAATYSKASDSLISGYWPGYEKAQGQPVIIAEKDNRVILIGMDIGFRQYPSYLYGLLANAIYL comes from the coding sequence ATGGCCTATCAGCAATTGGAAGAAAAACTAAAGTCGCTTGCCAAACAAAGCCCGTATATTTCTTTAGAAACCATTGGAAAAACAGCATCTGGCCTCAACTTGTATTGTGTCATTATTAGCAAAGACGCGGCCACATATAATTTGGCGTACTGTCAAACTCAGGCCCATCAGATGATCACCAGCCCTAAAGAATTTTTGCAAGGCGAAAAAAAGGTTCCGATCATGATTAATGCTTCCCTTCATGGGAGTGAATTATCTGGGACAAACGCTGTACTTCATTTAATCGAACGAATCGCGATAAAGAAAGATAAGGATATTTTGCGTCTATTAGAGAATATTATTTTGTTATGTGCCGTTTGTGCTAATCCAGAGGGAAGGAAACAAAATACAAGGTATAACGGAAACGGGTTTGACTTAAACCGCGATTTCATTACACAGTCCCAAGAAGAAACAAAAGCAGTTGTACAACTGATCTCAAGCTGTAATCCTCTTGTTTTCCTAGACCTTCATGGCTACGTGAATAAAGATGAGAAAAAAATTGGCCTTATAGAGCCTTGCACTCCCCCACACAATCCTAACTATGAATACGATTTATATGAAAAATGGGCTTTTCCGATGGCACAATCTATTGAATCCTATCTTTTAAATAGAAAAGACAGCTTCCAATCCGATCAGTATAAAGGCATGACAGGAACTTTTATTCCCTTTCGAGACAGCACTAAAGGGTGGGATGATTATGGCGCCTATTATGCAGCGATGTACGCGATGCTCCATGGAACACTCGGCGTAACGATCGAGGCCCCTACTAGAGGAAATGATGGGGAACTCTGGCTATATTATGTCATGCTTGCGGCTTGTGAGTTTGTTCGAGTCCAAAAATCAGAGTTGCTACAAAACATTCTTTCCTTTTTTTACCGCGGTACCGAAAGCAACCATCCCCATCACGCAGCCGGATTTTTTCCAGAAGCGTATATCATTCCAGTTCCGAGGGACGATGCATCTCCAGCTTATCAAGTAATTGATCACCTCATAAAAAATGGAGTAAGTGTAGAAATCGCTGAAAAAGGCTTTATTTACGAAAAAAAAGTATTTCTAAAAGGCACATTCATCATACAAATGAATCAACCGAAAGCTGTGTTAGCCAACACCTTTTTATGGACAGGAGAAAATCTCTCAAATGGCCCGATGAAAATAACGAATTTAAGTGCATGGAGCTTGCCGCTTCTTTGGGGTGCCGAATGTATTCCTGTTAAAAAAGGGAGTCCATTAGCTGTAAAAACAACACCTGTTTCTCGTTTAGTGAAGAAATATTATGTTAGTGGAGATGGTCCTTTTATCCTTAATAGCCGTTCCATTGAAGGCATTGCCTTCATTCAAAAGTTATTAGCACAGGGTATTTCGGTCAAGTGCACAAAGTCAGGAGAATTTCTCATTGAAAATAAGGGAAAAAACTGGCTCAGGAAACAAGCAAGAGGAACAGGACTTACATTAAGAACCGGATCCTCTTCTAAAAGCCTCACTATTTTACAAATAAAAAAGGCTGCTATTATTCAAGATAATGGAATATTCCATGCACAATCCCATGCTGGAACAAAAGAAGCACTAAAGAAAATGGGTTTTCAAGTAAAAGAAATCCACCCAAGAAGTTTAACGGATGAAGCCCAATTAAAAGACGTTGACGTTTTAATCTACAGCGGTGTAGAGCAATTATTCTATCTTCCATCGAAGGTTTCGTCACGTTACCATCACGCAATCCTAAAGTCAGAAGAACAGCTGGCTCAATGCAAAGAAACAATTATAGCTTTTATCGAACGGGGCGGGCGCTTTATCGGAATAGGTGCAGGAGCAGCCAGAGCTGCTAAAAAATCTTTAGGTGTAACGAATGTCGGCATTCAAACAGACGGCTCCACTAACCACGCAATCTTAAATATCAATTATTTGCCAAGCCCACTCACATACGGATATTCATCTGGCAGCATTGGATTTGTCTATCGTCCCGTTTGGTTTACGAATACAAAAGGGGCTGTAGTAGCAGCAACCTACTCTAAGGCTTCTGATTCTCTCATTTCCGGTTATTGGCCGGGCTACGAAAAGGCGCAAGGGCAGCCGGTTATTATAGCGGAAAAAGACAATCGGGTGATTCTGATCGGTATGGACATTGGCTTTCGGCAGTATCCGTCTTATCTTTATGGCTTGCTGGCTAATGCGATTTATTTATAA